One Rubripirellula reticaptiva genomic region harbors:
- a CDS encoding sugar phosphate isomerase/epimerase family protein, with protein sequence MKYGMNLLLWSGEVTDAMFPVCEQLKAAGFDGVELPMFNLDLDYAAIGKQLDSMGLSRTAVTIRNEGDNPISPDKSVRDLGISLTKKTLDACAAAGVETLVGPYHSAIGVFSGAGPTSDEWKWGVDSMQQVAEHAGKVGVKLGVEALNRFECYFLNTHADSTRFAREVDHPACGIMYDTFHSNIEEKNIKDAVKAGGDKLFHIHISENDRSTPGEGAIRWADNFDAIAECGYDGWLVIEAFGLSLPEIAAATKIWRKMFSDEMSLATNGLKFMRGEIEKRKA encoded by the coding sequence ATGAAATACGGAATGAATCTGCTGCTATGGAGCGGCGAAGTGACTGACGCCATGTTCCCGGTTTGTGAGCAATTGAAGGCAGCCGGTTTTGACGGCGTTGAGCTACCGATGTTCAACTTGGACTTGGACTACGCCGCCATCGGCAAGCAACTTGATTCCATGGGCCTTTCTCGCACCGCGGTCACGATTCGCAACGAAGGCGACAACCCGATCTCGCCCGACAAAAGTGTCCGCGACCTGGGAATCTCGTTGACCAAGAAAACTCTCGATGCCTGCGCCGCTGCTGGTGTGGAAACGCTGGTCGGACCGTACCACTCGGCGATCGGCGTCTTCAGTGGCGCCGGCCCAACGTCGGACGAATGGAAGTGGGGTGTCGACAGCATGCAACAAGTCGCCGAACACGCTGGCAAAGTCGGCGTGAAGTTGGGCGTCGAAGCGCTGAACCGTTTCGAGTGCTACTTTTTGAACACGCATGCCGACTCGACTCGCTTCGCACGTGAAGTCGATCACCCAGCCTGCGGAATCATGTACGACACCTTCCACAGCAACATCGAAGAAAAGAACATCAAGGATGCGGTGAAGGCCGGCGGTGACAAGTTGTTCCACATCCACATCAGCGAGAATGATCGCAGCACGCCCGGCGAAGGCGCGATCCGCTGGGCAGACAACTTCGACGCGATCGCCGAATGCGGTTACGACGGCTGGCTGGTGATCGAAGCGTTCGGTCTATCGTTGCCCGAGATTGCTGCGGCGACCAAGATTTGGCGCAAGATGTTTTCCGATGAAATGTCGCTAGCGACAAACGGTTTGAAGTTCATGCGCGGCGAAATTGAAAAACGAAAAGCATGA
- a CDS encoding histidine kinase, with protein MSTETSNRVLMVSGDLVFGSRVKMAAERADWKFSLGGRLPDGELDDVRYVIVDLSTRSGVIGTIVGECNERCPSAKLIAYGPHVHVPKLKAAREAGIEQVITNGQFDAMLSTLFD; from the coding sequence ATGAGCACCGAAACCAGCAACCGAGTGCTGATGGTGTCGGGTGATCTTGTCTTTGGATCCCGCGTAAAAATGGCTGCCGAACGAGCGGATTGGAAATTCTCGCTCGGCGGTCGATTGCCAGATGGCGAGCTCGACGATGTCCGTTACGTGATTGTTGATTTGTCGACTCGCAGCGGCGTGATTGGCACGATCGTGGGCGAGTGCAACGAGCGGTGCCCGTCGGCCAAGCTGATCGCGTACGGGCCGCACGTGCACGTGCCGAAATTGAAAGCAGCTCGTGAAGCGGGTATCGAACAGGTGATCACCAACGGCCAGTTCGACGCGATGCTGTCGACACTTTTCGATTAG